A single region of the Acetivibrio cellulolyticus CD2 genome encodes:
- the pdxA gene encoding 4-hydroxythreonine-4-phosphate dehydrogenase PdxA, with amino-acid sequence MNKPIIGVPIGDPAGIGPEITVKALKEKSIYEECCPVVIGSRDAITKALTVCGLKSELDVVQSFESMNPSPDKIYLISEETVDTCKIEYGKVQALGGEAAFNYIKKSIDLALDGKIDAVVTTPINKESLKMAGVDYIGHTEIFAGLTNTNDPLTMFEVGSLRVFFLSRHVSLRKACDMITKERVLDYIIRSSKALNMLGIKDGTIAVAGLNPHCGEHGLFGDEERHIEAAVEAAVRMGYKVVGPIGADSVFYLAYKGRYDAVLSLYHDQGHIATKTLDFERTIAITIGLPFLRTSVDHGTAFDIAGTGKASHISMTEAILTASKYSQSYRHR; translated from the coding sequence ATGAACAAGCCAATTATTGGAGTACCAATTGGAGATCCGGCAGGAATTGGTCCTGAAATTACAGTTAAAGCACTTAAAGAAAAAAGTATATATGAGGAATGCTGCCCTGTTGTTATAGGAAGCAGGGATGCAATAACAAAAGCTTTGACGGTGTGTGGGTTGAAATCTGAATTAGATGTAGTGCAAAGTTTTGAGAGCATGAATCCGAGCCCCGATAAGATATACTTAATAAGTGAGGAGACCGTAGATACTTGTAAGATTGAATATGGAAAAGTTCAGGCTTTAGGTGGAGAAGCAGCATTCAATTATATAAAAAAGTCAATTGATTTGGCGCTAGATGGCAAAATTGATGCGGTTGTTACAACTCCAATAAATAAAGAGTCATTAAAAATGGCAGGTGTTGACTATATAGGACATACTGAGATTTTTGCAGGGCTCACCAATACTAATGATCCGTTAACTATGTTTGAGGTTGGGTCGTTAAGAGTTTTTTTCCTGAGCAGGCATGTATCACTGCGGAAAGCGTGTGACATGATTACAAAAGAACGGGTTTTAGACTATATTATCAGGTCATCTAAAGCGCTTAACATGTTGGGAATAAAGGATGGAACTATCGCGGTTGCAGGGCTTAATCCACACTGTGGGGAGCACGGCTTATTTGGAGATGAGGAAAGGCATATTGAAGCTGCGGTAGAAGCTGCTGTTCGAATGGGCTATAAGGTTGTAGGTCCTATTGGAGCAGATTCGGTTTTTTATCTTGCGTATAAAGGAAGGTATGATGCTGTATTGTCGCTCTATCATGATCAGGGACATATTGCGACAAAAACGCTTGATTTTGAGCGAACAATAGCCATAACTATAGGCCTTCCGTTTTTGAGGACATCTGTTGATCATGGTACAGCCTTTGATATTGCCGGGACTGGAAAAGCGAGTCATATAAGCATGACAGAGGCAATTTTGACGGCTTCGAAATATTCTCAAAGCTATAGACACAGGTAG
- the smc gene encoding chromosome segregation protein SMC: MHLKRLEIQGFKSFADKINLEFNSGITAVVGPNGSGKSNISDAIRWVLGEQSAKTLRGGKMEDVIFAGTEHRKQLGFAEVSLTIDNADHSLPLDYSEVTITRRVYRSGESEYLINKTSCRLKDVYELFLDTGIGKDGYSIIGQGRVDEILSTKSEERRHLFEEASGIMKYKVRKLEAEKKLELTRQNLVRINDIITELETQLEPLRQQSDVAKRYLNLRDTLKELEVNVYIENISKFKEKIKEFEESYISIKDNIDSDNKKLEDITLLNQKKLVLLKELETKLDNSRQEFYNLENGLEKCNSEIKLNDEKKSNLSSNISRLDGEIDEVNEKLESIAKEEVTRNEKIKYLNERLEDYNGKLEEADKKLQAVLATLGEHERYIENLKSSIMDKLDLQSDKKTQINNVKNHIEVINKRKSSIADEVVQLTLEKDREGMRKEDLSDSISKTNELIKGAKNRLETLNTKKGEYGQTLESERKKQNTVKSDIQFKTSRQKMLKDMERNLEGYNRSVKVVLQACQQSPQFGKGIHGALAQLVKVDGKYETAIEMTLGGALQNIVTTSEEDAKRAIEYLKTNKLGRATFLPISSVNGKSFDSNTLNDIKRQDGFIGVASDLISYSPEYRGIILSFLGKVVIVDTLDSGIKMARRFGYNFRIVTLEGDILSTTGSMSGGSKEHRESGILSRNREVQELDEALVRLKAEDEALDKNINEISQKLESVINDVSIEEGSLKNNELVKIRDESHLAQIEDNIRRTIARIEMLKQEKEQLARQEQNTETELSKYVEELNQIENDIAETKRVVAEYQDKHKEGQSTRDALHTDITDYKISVNSILESIAGVKEALDRILTERDSLTKSVERKKAEKIKNAEEVKSLDEKNEGLKLLIKGYEEEKSGKTFEIDRTVEERKVLEEESQDIIKQITDINKNILLMQEEYNRMEVKKAKIESEMESIQNRMWDEYELTFTNALEFKKDIGNLPQAQRQINEIRSEIKDLGPVNVSAIEDYIKTKERFEFMSVQRNDMEMAEEKLHKVIMEMVTIMKRQFMEQFKLINDNFNMVFKELFDGGRAELILLDKENVLESGIEIEVQPPGKKLQNLMLLSGGERAFTAIALLFSILRLNPTPFCVLDEIEAALDDANVYKFAQYLKKYSHLTQFAVITHRKGTMEACDTLYGVTMQEHGVSKIVSLKMGEKVS, encoded by the coding sequence ATGCATTTAAAAAGGCTTGAGATACAGGGATTTAAATCGTTTGCAGATAAAATAAATCTTGAATTCAATTCAGGTATTACAGCCGTTGTCGGTCCTAATGGAAGTGGCAAGAGCAATATTTCCGATGCAATCAGATGGGTTCTGGGAGAGCAAAGTGCCAAAACATTAAGGGGAGGAAAGATGGAAGATGTCATCTTTGCCGGCACAGAACACAGAAAACAGTTGGGGTTCGCTGAAGTTTCTCTGACTATTGACAATGCAGATCATTCTCTGCCCCTTGATTATAGTGAAGTGACTATAACCAGACGTGTATACCGCTCAGGAGAAAGTGAGTATCTTATAAACAAAACTTCCTGCCGTCTTAAGGATGTCTATGAACTATTTTTAGATACTGGTATCGGTAAGGATGGTTACTCCATTATCGGACAAGGTAGAGTTGATGAAATATTAAGTACAAAATCGGAGGAAAGACGACACCTTTTTGAGGAAGCCTCCGGTATTATGAAGTATAAGGTAAGGAAGCTTGAAGCTGAGAAAAAACTTGAGCTTACAAGGCAGAATCTGGTTAGGATAAACGATATCATAACTGAACTTGAAACCCAGTTGGAACCTTTGAGGCAACAATCAGATGTAGCAAAGAGGTATCTGAATTTAAGAGATACCCTTAAGGAATTAGAAGTAAATGTGTATATTGAGAATATTTCTAAGTTTAAGGAAAAGATAAAGGAATTTGAAGAAAGCTATATTTCCATTAAGGATAATATCGATAGTGACAATAAGAAGCTTGAAGATATAACCTTGTTAAATCAAAAGAAGCTTGTGCTGTTGAAAGAGCTTGAGACAAAGCTGGATAATTCAAGGCAGGAGTTCTATAACCTTGAGAACGGCTTAGAGAAATGTAATTCTGAAATTAAGCTAAATGATGAGAAAAAGAGTAATCTTTCATCGAATATATCAAGGCTTGACGGAGAAATTGACGAGGTAAACGAAAAGCTTGAAAGTATAGCAAAAGAAGAAGTTACAAGAAATGAAAAAATCAAGTATTTGAATGAAAGGCTTGAGGACTACAATGGCAAACTGGAAGAAGCGGATAAAAAGCTTCAGGCCGTTCTTGCTACTTTAGGCGAACATGAAAGGTATATTGAAAATCTGAAGTCGAGCATTATGGACAAGTTAGATCTTCAGTCCGATAAAAAGACACAGATAAACAATGTTAAAAACCATATAGAGGTTATTAATAAGAGAAAGTCAAGTATAGCTGATGAAGTTGTACAGCTTACACTGGAAAAAGACCGGGAAGGTATGAGGAAAGAAGACCTTTCCGATAGCATTTCGAAGACGAATGAGCTGATAAAAGGCGCGAAAAACAGACTTGAGACCTTAAATACTAAGAAAGGCGAGTATGGGCAGACCCTCGAAAGTGAAAGGAAAAAACAGAATACCGTCAAATCGGATATTCAATTTAAAACTTCCAGGCAAAAGATGCTTAAGGATATGGAAAGAAACCTTGAAGGATACAATAGAAGTGTTAAAGTGGTATTGCAGGCGTGCCAGCAGTCGCCGCAATTCGGTAAAGGTATTCATGGTGCTTTAGCACAGCTTGTTAAGGTTGATGGTAAGTATGAAACTGCAATAGAGATGACTCTTGGCGGGGCGCTTCAAAACATTGTAACAACAAGCGAAGAAGATGCCAAGAGGGCAATTGAATATTTAAAAACAAACAAGCTTGGAAGGGCGACTTTCCTTCCTATTTCCTCAGTCAATGGAAAGAGCTTTGATAGTAATACATTGAATGATATAAAAAGGCAGGATGGTTTTATTGGTGTTGCATCCGACTTGATTTCCTATAGTCCTGAGTATAGAGGCATTATATTGAGTTTCTTAGGAAAGGTTGTTATTGTTGATACACTCGATTCTGGAATAAAAATGGCTAGAAGATTTGGTTACAATTTTAGAATAGTTACGCTTGAGGGCGATATTCTAAGTACTACGGGATCTATGTCCGGAGGAAGTAAGGAGCATAGGGAATCTGGAATATTGAGCAGAAACAGGGAAGTACAGGAGCTTGATGAGGCACTTGTAAGACTTAAGGCGGAAGACGAAGCTTTAGATAAAAATATTAATGAGATTTCCCAAAAGCTTGAGAGTGTTATAAATGATGTTTCAATTGAGGAAGGAAGCCTTAAGAATAATGAACTTGTAAAAATCAGAGATGAAAGTCATTTAGCTCAGATAGAGGATAACATAAGGAGAACAATTGCTAGGATAGAAATGCTAAAGCAAGAGAAGGAACAACTTGCCAGACAGGAACAGAATACAGAGACTGAGCTTTCAAAATATGTTGAAGAGTTAAATCAGATTGAAAATGATATTGCTGAGACGAAAAGGGTTGTCGCGGAGTATCAGGACAAGCATAAGGAAGGACAATCTACCCGTGATGCTTTGCATACAGATATTACTGATTATAAGATTTCTGTAAATTCAATTTTAGAGAGTATTGCAGGTGTAAAGGAAGCTCTCGATAGAATTCTAACTGAAAGGGATAGCTTGACTAAAAGCGTTGAAAGAAAGAAAGCTGAGAAGATAAAAAATGCAGAAGAGGTCAAATCGCTAGATGAGAAAAATGAGGGTTTGAAACTTTTGATTAAAGGGTATGAAGAAGAAAAATCAGGAAAGACTTTTGAGATAGACAGAACAGTTGAGGAAAGGAAAGTTCTTGAGGAAGAGTCTCAAGATATTATTAAGCAAATAACCGATATTAATAAAAACATTCTTCTCATGCAGGAAGAATACAACCGTATGGAGGTAAAAAAGGCGAAGATAGAGTCTGAAATGGAGTCAATCCAGAACAGAATGTGGGATGAGTACGAACTTACCTTTACAAATGCTTTAGAGTTCAAGAAGGATATTGGAAACCTTCCTCAGGCTCAAAGGCAGATTAACGAGATAAGAAGTGAGATAAAGGACTTAGGGCCTGTTAATGTTTCTGCTATTGAAGACTATATAAAGACTAAGGAACGTTTTGAGTTTATGTCGGTTCAGAGAAACGATATGGAAATGGCCGAGGAAAAACTCCATAAGGTTATCATGGAAATGGTTACAATTATGAAACGCCAGTTTATGGAGCAGTTTAAGCTTATTAATGATAATTTTAATATGGTATTTAAAGAACTCTTTGACGGAGGCCGTGCAGAACTTATCCTCTTGGATAAGGAAAATGTGCTGGAAAGCGGTATAGAAATTGAAGTTCAGCCGCCGGGGAAAAAGCTGCAGAATCTCATGTTGCTGTCAGGAGGAGAAAGGGCGTTTACTGCAATTGCACTTTTGTTTTCCATATTAAGGTTAAATCCTACACCTTTCTGCGTACTTGATGAGATCGAAGCAGCGCTGGATGATGCGAATGTTTACAAATTTGCTCAATACCTGAAAAAATACTCGCATCTGACACAGTTTGCAGTTATCACACACAGGAAAGGAACTATGGAGGCTTGCGATACTCTCTATGGTGTTACCATGCAGGAGCATGGGGTTTCAAAAATTGTGTCGTTAAAAATGGGCGAAAAGGTAAGCTAA
- the ftsY gene encoding signal recognition particle-docking protein FtsY, with product MGFFDKLKEGLKKTKNVITERIDQVLVSFGKIDEELFEELEEVLITSDVGAETSLRIIEDIKKKVKDNKVTDPLKVKGLLKEELSEILSKESTELNIKTTPSVIVVVGVNGVGKTTSIGKIANQLKQSGKKVVMAAGDTFRAAAIDQLEIWADRVGVDLIKHAEGADPAAVIYDAVQSVKARKADVLICDTAGRLHTKKNLMDELKKVFRIIERELPNASMEVLLVLDATTGQNAIVQAKTFAEVSPVSGIVLTKLDGTAKGGIVIAVSSELKIPVKLIGVGEQMDDLQRFNSEEFVEALFS from the coding sequence ATGGGGTTTTTTGACAAACTAAAAGAGGGACTTAAGAAAACAAAGAATGTAATTACCGAGAGAATAGACCAGGTTTTGGTTTCGTTTGGGAAGATTGATGAAGAGTTGTTTGAAGAACTGGAAGAAGTTCTTATAACATCAGATGTTGGTGCGGAAACAAGTCTAAGGATTATCGAGGATATTAAGAAGAAGGTTAAGGATAACAAGGTTACTGATCCTCTTAAAGTTAAAGGGTTGTTAAAAGAGGAGTTATCAGAGATACTTTCAAAGGAAAGCACAGAATTAAATATAAAAACTACTCCTAGTGTTATTGTAGTAGTGGGAGTAAATGGGGTAGGCAAGACTACTTCTATAGGGAAAATTGCAAATCAACTCAAACAAAGCGGCAAGAAAGTTGTTATGGCGGCAGGCGATACCTTTAGGGCTGCTGCAATAGATCAACTTGAAATCTGGGCTGACAGAGTAGGCGTAGATTTAATAAAACACGCAGAAGGTGCAGATCCTGCTGCTGTCATATACGATGCTGTACAGTCAGTCAAGGCAAGAAAAGCAGATGTATTGATCTGTGATACTGCGGGAAGGCTTCATACCAAGAAGAATTTGATGGATGAATTAAAAAAAGTATTTCGTATTATAGAGAGGGAATTACCCAACGCTTCAATGGAAGTACTTCTTGTGCTTGATGCAACAACAGGTCAAAATGCCATTGTTCAGGCCAAGACTTTTGCAGAAGTATCCCCGGTGTCTGGTATTGTGCTGACAAAGCTTGATGGGACTGCTAAAGGCGGGATTGTTATTGCTGTTTCTTCAGAGCTTAAAATTCCAGTTAAGCTTATTGGTGTAGGTGAGCAGATGGATGACCTTCAGAGGTTTAATTCAGAAGAATTTGTTGAAGCCCTGTTTTCATAA
- a CDS encoding YdcF family protein translates to MNTEIEVLAKVLWDYHHMNHALTSADLIIVLGSHDTRVAQRGAELYLKGFAPFIVISGGLGKITKHLWNMTEAEKFAEIACSMGVPEEKIILETRSTNTGENILFTRELILDRNLNINSIITVNKPYMERRTYAAFKKFWNVNDVMVTSPQFEFKEYLEAYTDGKITKEEIISIMVGDLQRIKVYAEKGFQIQQDIPENVWEAFDKLVELGFKKHLIK, encoded by the coding sequence ATGAATACAGAAATAGAAGTATTGGCAAAAGTTTTATGGGACTATCACCATATGAATCATGCATTAACTAGTGCTGATTTAATAATTGTACTTGGAAGTCATGATACTCGTGTGGCCCAAAGGGGAGCGGAGCTTTATCTTAAAGGCTTTGCTCCTTTTATTGTAATTTCGGGGGGCTTAGGGAAGATAACAAAACATTTATGGAATATGACGGAAGCTGAAAAATTTGCGGAAATTGCATGTAGTATGGGAGTGCCTGAAGAAAAAATAATCCTGGAAACAAGATCAACGAATACAGGAGAAAACATATTATTTACCAGGGAGTTAATTTTAGATAGGAATCTAAATATTAATTCAATTATTACTGTTAATAAGCCATATATGGAGAGAAGAACTTATGCGGCTTTCAAAAAATTTTGGAATGTTAATGATGTAATGGTAACTTCTCCTCAATTTGAGTTTAAGGAATATCTTGAGGCATATACCGATGGAAAGATTACAAAGGAAGAAATAATAAGTATTATGGTTGGAGATTTACAGCGTATTAAGGTCTATGCAGAAAAAGGGTTTCAGATACAGCAGGACATTCCTGAAAATGTATGGGAAGCATTTGATAAACTGGTTGAATTGGGTTTTAAAAAACATTTGATAAAATAG
- a CDS encoding response regulator produces the protein MINTILVTDDNVLDNAIIRNYLYKERYNIVSALNGREALELLESRNIDLILLDMVMPVMDGYEFMKVFSKTPFYKEIPIIVTSSLDGVENIEKILEYDVFDYIIKPLDHINRLILVNKIKTAVKHRNLISDLNKATKIIDTLSTTKNI, from the coding sequence ATGATAAATACAATTTTAGTAACAGATGACAATGTTCTTGATAATGCAATAATTAGAAACTACCTCTATAAAGAAAGGTATAATATTGTCTCAGCACTTAATGGCCGTGAAGCTTTAGAGCTTCTAGAAAGCCGCAATATCGATCTAATCCTCCTTGATATGGTCATGCCTGTTATGGATGGTTACGAGTTTATGAAGGTATTCTCAAAAACTCCATTTTACAAAGAAATTCCGATAATTGTCACTTCAAGCCTGGATGGCGTTGAAAACATCGAGAAAATTCTTGAATATGATGTATTTGACTATATTATCAAGCCACTTGACCATATAAACAGGCTTATACTGGTAAATAAGATTAAGACAGCAGTAAAACATAGAAACCTCATAAGCGATCTTAATAAAGCCACAAAGATTATAGATACTCTATCAACTACTAAAAACATTTAA
- a CDS encoding RNA polymerase sigma factor, whose product MSEKERNLVEKSKSGDVEAFEQLIESCQKKVFNIAYRMIGNYDDANELAQEVFIKAFRSIKKFKGDSLFSTWIYKVTANVCLDEIRRRKKKMVVSLDEEIEYSDGEVKRQIADNAPTPDIAAETNEVKNAVNKSIQELPEDYKSIIILRDIQGFSYEEISKIFNCPEGTVKSRINRARQALKKILQGKKELLNEKFVK is encoded by the coding sequence ATGAGTGAGAAGGAAAGAAATTTAGTTGAAAAATCCAAATCAGGGGATGTTGAAGCTTTTGAACAGCTTATTGAAAGTTGTCAAAAAAAAGTGTTCAATATAGCTTATAGAATGATAGGAAACTATGATGATGCTAATGAATTGGCACAGGAAGTTTTCATAAAAGCTTTCAGATCTATAAAAAAATTTAAAGGTGATTCGTTGTTTTCAACATGGATTTATAAAGTTACAGCAAATGTATGTCTCGATGAGATACGCAGAAGAAAAAAGAAAATGGTAGTATCATTAGATGAAGAAATTGAATACAGCGATGGTGAAGTGAAGAGGCAGATAGCGGATAATGCTCCAACTCCGGATATAGCAGCAGAGACTAATGAGGTAAAAAACGCTGTGAACAAGTCAATACAAGAACTTCCTGAGGATTATAAGAGTATAATTATTCTAAGGGATATACAGGGATTTAGTTATGAGGAGATTTCGAAGATATTCAATTGTCCCGAAGGAACGGTAAAATCAAGGATTAACAGGGCAAGGCAGGCTCTTAAAAAAATTCTTCAGGGGAAAAAGGAACTTTTGAACGAAAAATTCGTCAAATAA
- a CDS encoding anti-sigma factor family protein, with translation MKKCDEILELLSLYIDDELDEVRAHMVQEHIESCSHCKSEFEQLYEVVKMCKNVDEVELPESFKDALHKKLTDEQHEIGNRKQLIILRSRIMKTMSSVAAVLVIVFVVRGFMNISKNSTANMESSVSRNSLSTIIKEKDAKALTNEDAKDEIVEHGDSDVTISMDKNTKADEVGSGTVIGSNDNKNSTFGVASSAKELQPSGEIKSSSAEKSHTADGAVPKETPSDNTVCVEFSQAVDPQSSSYTISTADSDINHTESTICLKLESDNIESDKLKMNEIAGKFGNKMEDDIVFDTESQPELTASKGFSSAANDASNITDYSVSYYMDKSNYEKFVKEVGTSFNGKYKVTNDEEQLNIRLKALDDYITAIEREDSDNSEKLKSLKEEKENILKQLASINSGGKIRITITITGK, from the coding sequence ATGAAAAAATGTGATGAGATTTTAGAATTATTGTCATTATATATAGATGATGAACTTGACGAAGTTAGAGCACATATGGTGCAAGAGCATATTGAATCTTGCAGCCATTGCAAAAGTGAGTTTGAACAACTATATGAAGTTGTAAAAATGTGTAAAAATGTTGATGAAGTTGAGCTGCCGGAGAGTTTTAAAGATGCTTTACATAAAAAACTTACTGATGAGCAGCATGAAATTGGTAATAGAAAACAATTGATAATTTTGAGAAGTAGGATAATGAAGACAATGTCTTCTGTTGCTGCAGTACTGGTAATAGTATTTGTAGTAAGAGGATTTATGAATATAAGTAAAAATTCCACAGCTAATATGGAAAGTTCTGTAAGCCGGAATTCGTTAAGTACAATTATTAAAGAAAAAGATGCAAAAGCCTTAACGAATGAAGATGCGAAAGATGAAATTGTTGAGCATGGCGATAGTGATGTAACTATAAGTATGGATAAAAACACAAAAGCAGATGAAGTTGGAAGTGGCACAGTAATTGGTTCAAATGATAATAAAAATAGCACTTTTGGAGTAGCCTCTTCGGCAAAAGAACTACAACCAAGCGGTGAAATAAAAAGCTCGTCTGCTGAAAAGTCGCATACAGCTGATGGCGCTGTTCCTAAGGAGACGCCAAGTGATAATACAGTCTGTGTAGAGTTTTCGCAAGCTGTTGATCCTCAAAGTTCTAGTTACACCATATCAACTGCAGATTCCGATATAAACCATACAGAAAGTACTATCTGTTTGAAGCTGGAATCAGATAATATTGAATCTGATAAATTGAAGATGAATGAGATTGCAGGAAAGTTTGGTAATAAAATGGAAGATGATATTGTTTTTGATACTGAAAGTCAACCAGAATTAACAGCTTCAAAAGGATTTTCGAGTGCTGCTAATGACGCAAGTAATATAACAGACTATTCTGTAAGCTATTATATGGATAAATCAAACTATGAAAAGTTTGTAAAAGAAGTAGGTACAAGCTTCAATGGTAAATATAAAGTTACTAATGATGAGGAACAGCTTAATATTAGACTAAAGGCTTTAGATGATTATATTACGGCCATTGAAAGGGAGGACTCAGACAATTCAGAGAAACTTAAAAGCCTTAAGGAAGAGAAGGAAAATATACTCAAACAACTTGCAAGCATAAATTCCGGTGGGAAAATTAGAATTACAATAACAATAACCGGAAAGTAA
- a CDS encoding PilZ domain-containing protein, with product MEDLKISDWIATDKDTFDLTKKEQDEIFKRGSVISIKHKSIFEPVLSVIQKVEGQNLYFRIPEIFLRNNVFKGDQVFCNVMQGQYEYIINGHICEIDINYPWLVEVASSQIHKVKNSRKSKRYLVNFQSKVFSNMLGKSVYAIIKNISMFGVSAVFKEDIDPECLVNVSVSASVNKGENLEFRAKVIRVIEKAGYNEYGLQIVEIDEHNKDILDKLIYRLECDETEYVLDSLK from the coding sequence GTGGAAGACTTGAAAATTTCCGATTGGATTGCTACTGACAAGGATACATTTGATCTGACAAAAAAGGAACAGGATGAAATTTTTAAACGTGGATCCGTCATTAGTATAAAGCATAAGTCAATTTTTGAACCTGTCTTAAGTGTAATTCAAAAAGTGGAAGGGCAGAACCTTTATTTTAGAATTCCGGAGATATTTTTAAGGAATAATGTATTTAAAGGTGATCAGGTATTTTGCAACGTAATGCAGGGACAGTACGAGTATATAATAAACGGACATATATGTGAGATTGATATAAATTATCCATGGCTTGTAGAGGTTGCTTCCAGTCAGATACATAAGGTGAAAAACAGCAGAAAGTCAAAGAGGTATTTGGTTAACTTTCAATCCAAAGTATTTTCAAATATGCTTGGAAAAAGCGTATATGCAATTATAAAGAATATTAGTATGTTTGGAGTTAGTGCTGTATTTAAGGAGGATATAGATCCTGAATGCTTGGTGAATGTTTCTGTTTCAGCATCTGTTAACAAAGGTGAAAATCTTGAGTTTAGGGCTAAAGTTATAAGGGTTATTGAAAAAGCAGGCTATAATGAGTATGGTCTTCAAATTGTAGAGATAGATGAGCATAACAAGGATATACTAGATAAGCTTATATATAGACTTGAATGTGATGAGACAGAATATGTTTTGGACAGTTTGAAATAA